A window of the Zeugodacus cucurbitae isolate PBARC_wt_2022May chromosome 4, idZeuCucr1.2, whole genome shotgun sequence genome harbors these coding sequences:
- the LOC105208647 gene encoding specificity protein transcription factor 3 isoform X5: MNFSPFGNTFPGTTTIPGLPQFTTTAAPQVSTVTSAAAVAGVTSQGATQQDETASTSARYQPQQQQQQQQSSANVSMTHFNQPAIPIATGTTVTALHAKFRTSGDEPQGDKYNGHLVTIETAGTSGTQQQPQYAAIAYPQNTITASSSTAAVGAAITNTPQQQQLHVQQQQQQQVSAPQELTQDLCNAILQQQVLQNTSWQSLTPGTTVADYLSHLPANTLPLSLHHFLKYSAETIKKENQGVVQTGAPIGINTIGGTTTITIPQQQTEAQIQQPQQHQEATTMHIQADPSTSDVVTMAPAVSATTTSKKKKRKKRPKDRKPKLRPGEIRLTTALDGSPLYLCPECQVAYPEPDLLEIHLVGHNLERRYICDICQAALKRKDHLTRHKQSHNPERPYICTVCLKAFKRKEQLSLHFVIHSGEKRHLCHECGKGFYRKDHLRKHTRSHIARRVKAELSMQNESEHGTSMLQPITVTTITEVQPQSSSSAQLQQHHSSTQQQQQQQQQQLQQQMHTQQMQHVVVTQQQQQQMLN; this comes from the exons ATGAACTTTTCACCGTTTGGTAATACTTTCCCTGGTACAACCACTATTCCTGGGTTGCCACAGTTCACGACAACAGCAGCGCCACAAGTTTCCACCGTAACATCTGCGGCAGCGGTTGCCGGTGTAACTTCCCAAGGTGCAACGCAACAGGACGAAACTGCCTCCACCAGTGCTCGTTACCaaccacagcagcagcaacaacaacaacaatcttcTGCCAACGTAAGTATGACACATTTTAATCAACCCGCAATACCGATCGCGACTGGAACAACCGTTACCGCCTTACATGCCAAGTTCCGCACATCAGGCGATGAGCCACAAGGGGATAAATACAATGGACATTTGGTGACCATAGAAACAGCAGGCACCAGCGGCACACAACAACAGCCACAATATG CAGCCATTGCGTATCCACAAAATACGATAACCGCTTCTTCGTCAACGGCAGCTGTAGGTGCAGCGATTACAAATActccacagcagcagcaactacatgttcaacaacaacaacaacaacaagtttcaGCCCCACAAGAATTAACACAGGACTTGTGCAAtgcaattttacaacaacaag TTCTACAAAATACCTCATGGCAATCGTTAACACCAGGTACCACAGTAGCTGATTACCTCTCCCATCTTCCAGCAAACACACTACCATTGTCGCTACATCATTTCCTCAAGTATTCGGCCGAAacgataaagaaagaaaatcaGGGTGTA GTACAAACGGGAGCACCGATTGGCATCAATACCATTGGGGGGACAACAACCATTACTATACCTCAACAACAAACGGAGGCACAAATACAGCAACCACAACAGCACCAAGAAGCAACAACGATGCACATACAAGCAGATCCATCGACTAGTGACGTTGTGACAATGGCCCCAGCTGTTAGTGCAACTACTACATCGAAAAAGAAGAAACGAAAAAAACGTCCTAAGGATCGGAAACCGAAATTGAGACCAGGAGAAATTCGGCTTACTACAGCGCTGGATGGGAGCCCTTTATATTTATGCCCCGAATGCCAAGTAGCATATCCCGAGCCGGATTTGCTCGAAATACATTTGGTTGGGCACAATCTCGAGAGACGCTATATCTGCGATATTTGTCAGGCGGCCTTGAAGCGCAAAGATCATTTGACGCGTCATAAACAGTCTCATAATCCAGAAagaccatatatatgtacagtctGTTTGAAGGCGTTTAAGCGGAAAGAACAATTGAGTTTGCACTTCGTGATACATTCGGGAGAAAAACGTCACTTATGTCATGAATGTGGGAAGGGTTTCTACCGCAAAGATCACCTACGAAAACACACACGTTCGCATATTGCACGCCGGGTAAAAGCTGAGCTTAGCATGCAGAATGAGAGCGAGCATGGGACCAGTATGCTACAGCCAATAACTGTAACAACAATTACTGAGGTACAACCTCAGTCGTCAAGTTctgcacaactacaacaacatcatTCAAGTactcagcaacagcagcagcaacaacaacaacagctccaACAACAGATGCAtacacaacaaatgcaacatgtTGTGGTaacccaacaacagcaacaacaaatgcttaaTTAG
- the LOC105208647 gene encoding zinc finger E-box-binding homeobox 1 isoform X4 gives MNFSPFGNTFPGTTTIPGLPQFTTTAAPQVSTVTSAAAVAGVTSQGATQQDETASTSARYQPQQQQQQQQSSANVSMTHFNQPAIPIATGTTVTALHAKFRTSGDEPQGDKYNGHLVTIETAGTSGTQQQPQYAIAYPQNTITASSSTAAVGAAITNTPQQQQLHVQQQQQQQVSAPQELTQDLCNAILQQQGVDTKLVLQNTSWQSLTPGTTVADYLSHLPANTLPLSLHHFLKYSAETIKKENQGVVQTGAPIGINTIGGTTTITIPQQQTEAQIQQPQQHQEATTMHIQADPSTSDVVTMAPAVSATTTSKKKKRKKRPKDRKPKLRPGEIRLTTALDGSPLYLCPECQVAYPEPDLLEIHLVGHNLERRYICDICQAALKRKDHLTRHKQSHNPERPYICTVCLKAFKRKEQLSLHFVIHSGEKRHLCHECGKGFYRKDHLRKHTRSHIARRVKAELSMQNESEHGTSMLQPITVTTITEVQPQSSSSAQLQQHHSSTQQQQQQQQQQLQQQMHTQQMQHVVVTQQQQQQMLN, from the exons ATGAACTTTTCACCGTTTGGTAATACTTTCCCTGGTACAACCACTATTCCTGGGTTGCCACAGTTCACGACAACAGCAGCGCCACAAGTTTCCACCGTAACATCTGCGGCAGCGGTTGCCGGTGTAACTTCCCAAGGTGCAACGCAACAGGACGAAACTGCCTCCACCAGTGCTCGTTACCaaccacagcagcagcaacaacaacaacaatcttcTGCCAACGTAAGTATGACACATTTTAATCAACCCGCAATACCGATCGCGACTGGAACAACCGTTACCGCCTTACATGCCAAGTTCCGCACATCAGGCGATGAGCCACAAGGGGATAAATACAATGGACATTTGGTGACCATAGAAACAGCAGGCACCAGCGGCACACAACAACAGCCACAATATG CCATTGCGTATCCACAAAATACGATAACCGCTTCTTCGTCAACGGCAGCTGTAGGTGCAGCGATTACAAATActccacagcagcagcaactacatgttcaacaacaacaacaacaacaagtttcaGCCCCACAAGAATTAACACAGGACTTGTGCAAtgcaattttacaacaacaaggtGTGGATACAAAGCTTG TTCTACAAAATACCTCATGGCAATCGTTAACACCAGGTACCACAGTAGCTGATTACCTCTCCCATCTTCCAGCAAACACACTACCATTGTCGCTACATCATTTCCTCAAGTATTCGGCCGAAacgataaagaaagaaaatcaGGGTGTA GTACAAACGGGAGCACCGATTGGCATCAATACCATTGGGGGGACAACAACCATTACTATACCTCAACAACAAACGGAGGCACAAATACAGCAACCACAACAGCACCAAGAAGCAACAACGATGCACATACAAGCAGATCCATCGACTAGTGACGTTGTGACAATGGCCCCAGCTGTTAGTGCAACTACTACATCGAAAAAGAAGAAACGAAAAAAACGTCCTAAGGATCGGAAACCGAAATTGAGACCAGGAGAAATTCGGCTTACTACAGCGCTGGATGGGAGCCCTTTATATTTATGCCCCGAATGCCAAGTAGCATATCCCGAGCCGGATTTGCTCGAAATACATTTGGTTGGGCACAATCTCGAGAGACGCTATATCTGCGATATTTGTCAGGCGGCCTTGAAGCGCAAAGATCATTTGACGCGTCATAAACAGTCTCATAATCCAGAAagaccatatatatgtacagtctGTTTGAAGGCGTTTAAGCGGAAAGAACAATTGAGTTTGCACTTCGTGATACATTCGGGAGAAAAACGTCACTTATGTCATGAATGTGGGAAGGGTTTCTACCGCAAAGATCACCTACGAAAACACACACGTTCGCATATTGCACGCCGGGTAAAAGCTGAGCTTAGCATGCAGAATGAGAGCGAGCATGGGACCAGTATGCTACAGCCAATAACTGTAACAACAATTACTGAGGTACAACCTCAGTCGTCAAGTTctgcacaactacaacaacatcatTCAAGTactcagcaacagcagcagcaacaacaacaacagctccaACAACAGATGCAtacacaacaaatgcaacatgtTGTGGTaacccaacaacagcaacaacaaatgcttaaTTAG
- the LOC105208647 gene encoding zinc finger E-box-binding homeobox 1 isoform X3, which produces MNFSPFGNTFPGTTTIPGLPQFTTTAAPQVSTVTSAAAVAGVTSQGATQQDETASTSARYQPQQQQQQQQSSANVSMTHFNQPAIPIATGTTVTALHAKFRTSGDEPQGDKYNGHLVTIETAGTSGTQQQPQYAAIAYPQNTITASSSTAAVGAAITNTPQQQQLHVQQQQQQQVSAPQELTQDLCNAILQQQGVDTKLVLQNTSWQSLTPGTTVADYLSHLPANTLPLSLHHFLKYSAETIKKENQGVVQTGAPIGINTIGGTTTITIPQQQTEAQIQQPQQHQEATTMHIQADPSTSDVVTMAPAVSATTTSKKKKRKKRPKDRKPKLRPGEIRLTTALDGSPLYLCPECQVAYPEPDLLEIHLVGHNLERRYICDICQAALKRKDHLTRHKQSHNPERPYICTVCLKAFKRKEQLSLHFVIHSGEKRHLCHECGKGFYRKDHLRKHTRSHIARRVKAELSMQNESEHGTSMLQPITVTTITEVQPQSSSSAQLQQHHSSTQQQQQQQQQQLQQQMHTQQMQHVVVTQQQQQQMLN; this is translated from the exons ATGAACTTTTCACCGTTTGGTAATACTTTCCCTGGTACAACCACTATTCCTGGGTTGCCACAGTTCACGACAACAGCAGCGCCACAAGTTTCCACCGTAACATCTGCGGCAGCGGTTGCCGGTGTAACTTCCCAAGGTGCAACGCAACAGGACGAAACTGCCTCCACCAGTGCTCGTTACCaaccacagcagcagcaacaacaacaacaatcttcTGCCAACGTAAGTATGACACATTTTAATCAACCCGCAATACCGATCGCGACTGGAACAACCGTTACCGCCTTACATGCCAAGTTCCGCACATCAGGCGATGAGCCACAAGGGGATAAATACAATGGACATTTGGTGACCATAGAAACAGCAGGCACCAGCGGCACACAACAACAGCCACAATATG CAGCCATTGCGTATCCACAAAATACGATAACCGCTTCTTCGTCAACGGCAGCTGTAGGTGCAGCGATTACAAATActccacagcagcagcaactacatgttcaacaacaacaacaacaacaagtttcaGCCCCACAAGAATTAACACAGGACTTGTGCAAtgcaattttacaacaacaaggtGTGGATACAAAGCTTG TTCTACAAAATACCTCATGGCAATCGTTAACACCAGGTACCACAGTAGCTGATTACCTCTCCCATCTTCCAGCAAACACACTACCATTGTCGCTACATCATTTCCTCAAGTATTCGGCCGAAacgataaagaaagaaaatcaGGGTGTA GTACAAACGGGAGCACCGATTGGCATCAATACCATTGGGGGGACAACAACCATTACTATACCTCAACAACAAACGGAGGCACAAATACAGCAACCACAACAGCACCAAGAAGCAACAACGATGCACATACAAGCAGATCCATCGACTAGTGACGTTGTGACAATGGCCCCAGCTGTTAGTGCAACTACTACATCGAAAAAGAAGAAACGAAAAAAACGTCCTAAGGATCGGAAACCGAAATTGAGACCAGGAGAAATTCGGCTTACTACAGCGCTGGATGGGAGCCCTTTATATTTATGCCCCGAATGCCAAGTAGCATATCCCGAGCCGGATTTGCTCGAAATACATTTGGTTGGGCACAATCTCGAGAGACGCTATATCTGCGATATTTGTCAGGCGGCCTTGAAGCGCAAAGATCATTTGACGCGTCATAAACAGTCTCATAATCCAGAAagaccatatatatgtacagtctGTTTGAAGGCGTTTAAGCGGAAAGAACAATTGAGTTTGCACTTCGTGATACATTCGGGAGAAAAACGTCACTTATGTCATGAATGTGGGAAGGGTTTCTACCGCAAAGATCACCTACGAAAACACACACGTTCGCATATTGCACGCCGGGTAAAAGCTGAGCTTAGCATGCAGAATGAGAGCGAGCATGGGACCAGTATGCTACAGCCAATAACTGTAACAACAATTACTGAGGTACAACCTCAGTCGTCAAGTTctgcacaactacaacaacatcatTCAAGTactcagcaacagcagcagcaacaacaacaacagctccaACAACAGATGCAtacacaacaaatgcaacatgtTGTGGTaacccaacaacagcaacaacaaatgcttaaTTAG
- the LOC105208647 gene encoding zinc finger E-box-binding homeobox 1 isoform X6 produces MNFSPFGNTFPGTTTIPGLPQFTTTAAPQVSTVTSAAAVAGVTSQGATQQDETASTSARYQPQQQQQQQQSSANVSMTHFNQPAIPIATGTTVTALHAKFRTSGDEPQGDKYNGHLVTIETAGTSGTQQQPQYGNLPMYTTQQADDKHLITAAIAYPQNTITASSSTAAVGAAITNTPQQQQLHVQQQQQQQVSAPQELTQDLCNAILQQQGVDTKLANTLPLSLHHFLKYSAETIKKENQGVVQTGAPIGINTIGGTTTITIPQQQTEAQIQQPQQHQEATTMHIQADPSTSDVVTMAPAVSATTTSKKKKRKKRPKDRKPKLRPGEIRLTTALDGSPLYLCPECQVAYPEPDLLEIHLVGHNLERRYICDICQAALKRKDHLTRHKQSHNPERPYICTVCLKAFKRKEQLSLHFVIHSGEKRHLCHECGKGFYRKDHLRKHTRSHIARRVKAELSMQNESEHGTSMLQPITVTTITEVQPQSSSSAQLQQHHSSTQQQQQQQQQQLQQQMHTQQMQHVVVTQQQQQQMLN; encoded by the exons ATGAACTTTTCACCGTTTGGTAATACTTTCCCTGGTACAACCACTATTCCTGGGTTGCCACAGTTCACGACAACAGCAGCGCCACAAGTTTCCACCGTAACATCTGCGGCAGCGGTTGCCGGTGTAACTTCCCAAGGTGCAACGCAACAGGACGAAACTGCCTCCACCAGTGCTCGTTACCaaccacagcagcagcaacaacaacaacaatcttcTGCCAACGTAAGTATGACACATTTTAATCAACCCGCAATACCGATCGCGACTGGAACAACCGTTACCGCCTTACATGCCAAGTTCCGCACATCAGGCGATGAGCCACAAGGGGATAAATACAATGGACATTTGGTGACCATAGAAACAGCAGGCACCAGCGGCACACAACAACAGCCACAATATGGTAACTTACCAATGTACACTACACAACAGGCGGATGATAAACATTTGATTACAGCAGCCATTGCGTATCCACAAAATACGATAACCGCTTCTTCGTCAACGGCAGCTGTAGGTGCAGCGATTACAAATActccacagcagcagcaactacatgttcaacaacaacaacaacaacaagtttcaGCCCCACAAGAATTAACACAGGACTTGTGCAAtgcaattttacaacaacaaggtGTGGATACAAAGCTTG CAAACACACTACCATTGTCGCTACATCATTTCCTCAAGTATTCGGCCGAAacgataaagaaagaaaatcaGGGTGTA GTACAAACGGGAGCACCGATTGGCATCAATACCATTGGGGGGACAACAACCATTACTATACCTCAACAACAAACGGAGGCACAAATACAGCAACCACAACAGCACCAAGAAGCAACAACGATGCACATACAAGCAGATCCATCGACTAGTGACGTTGTGACAATGGCCCCAGCTGTTAGTGCAACTACTACATCGAAAAAGAAGAAACGAAAAAAACGTCCTAAGGATCGGAAACCGAAATTGAGACCAGGAGAAATTCGGCTTACTACAGCGCTGGATGGGAGCCCTTTATATTTATGCCCCGAATGCCAAGTAGCATATCCCGAGCCGGATTTGCTCGAAATACATTTGGTTGGGCACAATCTCGAGAGACGCTATATCTGCGATATTTGTCAGGCGGCCTTGAAGCGCAAAGATCATTTGACGCGTCATAAACAGTCTCATAATCCAGAAagaccatatatatgtacagtctGTTTGAAGGCGTTTAAGCGGAAAGAACAATTGAGTTTGCACTTCGTGATACATTCGGGAGAAAAACGTCACTTATGTCATGAATGTGGGAAGGGTTTCTACCGCAAAGATCACCTACGAAAACACACACGTTCGCATATTGCACGCCGGGTAAAAGCTGAGCTTAGCATGCAGAATGAGAGCGAGCATGGGACCAGTATGCTACAGCCAATAACTGTAACAACAATTACTGAGGTACAACCTCAGTCGTCAAGTTctgcacaactacaacaacatcatTCAAGTactcagcaacagcagcagcaacaacaacaacagctccaACAACAGATGCAtacacaacaaatgcaacatgtTGTGGTaacccaacaacagcaacaacaaatgcttaaTTAG
- the LOC105208647 gene encoding specificity protein transcription factor 3 isoform X1: MNFSPFGNTFPGTTTIPGLPQFTTTAAPQVSTVTSAAAVAGVTSQGATQQDETASTSARYQPQQQQQQQQSSANVSMTHFNQPAIPIATGTTVTALHAKFRTSGDEPQGDKYNGHLVTIETAGTSGTQQQPQYGNLPMYTTQQADDKHLITAAIAYPQNTITASSSTAAVGAAITNTPQQQQLHVQQQQQQQVSAPQELTQDLCNAILQQQGVDTKLVLQNTSWQSLTPGTTVADYLSHLPANTLPLSLHHFLKYSAETIKKENQGVVQTGAPIGINTIGGTTTITIPQQQTEAQIQQPQQHQEATTMHIQADPSTSDVVTMAPAVSATTTSKKKKRKKRPKDRKPKLRPGEIRLTTALDGSPLYLCPECQVAYPEPDLLEIHLVGHNLERRYICDICQAALKRKDHLTRHKQSHNPERPYICTVCLKAFKRKEQLSLHFVIHSGEKRHLCHECGKGFYRKDHLRKHTRSHIARRVKAELSMQNESEHGTSMLQPITVTTITEVQPQSSSSAQLQQHHSSTQQQQQQQQQQLQQQMHTQQMQHVVVTQQQQQQMLN, from the exons ATGAACTTTTCACCGTTTGGTAATACTTTCCCTGGTACAACCACTATTCCTGGGTTGCCACAGTTCACGACAACAGCAGCGCCACAAGTTTCCACCGTAACATCTGCGGCAGCGGTTGCCGGTGTAACTTCCCAAGGTGCAACGCAACAGGACGAAACTGCCTCCACCAGTGCTCGTTACCaaccacagcagcagcaacaacaacaacaatcttcTGCCAACGTAAGTATGACACATTTTAATCAACCCGCAATACCGATCGCGACTGGAACAACCGTTACCGCCTTACATGCCAAGTTCCGCACATCAGGCGATGAGCCACAAGGGGATAAATACAATGGACATTTGGTGACCATAGAAACAGCAGGCACCAGCGGCACACAACAACAGCCACAATATGGTAACTTACCAATGTACACTACACAACAGGCGGATGATAAACATTTGATTACAGCAGCCATTGCGTATCCACAAAATACGATAACCGCTTCTTCGTCAACGGCAGCTGTAGGTGCAGCGATTACAAATActccacagcagcagcaactacatgttcaacaacaacaacaacaacaagtttcaGCCCCACAAGAATTAACACAGGACTTGTGCAAtgcaattttacaacaacaaggtGTGGATACAAAGCTTG TTCTACAAAATACCTCATGGCAATCGTTAACACCAGGTACCACAGTAGCTGATTACCTCTCCCATCTTCCAGCAAACACACTACCATTGTCGCTACATCATTTCCTCAAGTATTCGGCCGAAacgataaagaaagaaaatcaGGGTGTA GTACAAACGGGAGCACCGATTGGCATCAATACCATTGGGGGGACAACAACCATTACTATACCTCAACAACAAACGGAGGCACAAATACAGCAACCACAACAGCACCAAGAAGCAACAACGATGCACATACAAGCAGATCCATCGACTAGTGACGTTGTGACAATGGCCCCAGCTGTTAGTGCAACTACTACATCGAAAAAGAAGAAACGAAAAAAACGTCCTAAGGATCGGAAACCGAAATTGAGACCAGGAGAAATTCGGCTTACTACAGCGCTGGATGGGAGCCCTTTATATTTATGCCCCGAATGCCAAGTAGCATATCCCGAGCCGGATTTGCTCGAAATACATTTGGTTGGGCACAATCTCGAGAGACGCTATATCTGCGATATTTGTCAGGCGGCCTTGAAGCGCAAAGATCATTTGACGCGTCATAAACAGTCTCATAATCCAGAAagaccatatatatgtacagtctGTTTGAAGGCGTTTAAGCGGAAAGAACAATTGAGTTTGCACTTCGTGATACATTCGGGAGAAAAACGTCACTTATGTCATGAATGTGGGAAGGGTTTCTACCGCAAAGATCACCTACGAAAACACACACGTTCGCATATTGCACGCCGGGTAAAAGCTGAGCTTAGCATGCAGAATGAGAGCGAGCATGGGACCAGTATGCTACAGCCAATAACTGTAACAACAATTACTGAGGTACAACCTCAGTCGTCAAGTTctgcacaactacaacaacatcatTCAAGTactcagcaacagcagcagcaacaacaacaacagctccaACAACAGATGCAtacacaacaaatgcaacatgtTGTGGTaacccaacaacagcaacaacaaatgcttaaTTAG
- the LOC105208647 gene encoding specificity protein transcription factor 3 isoform X7 codes for MNFSPFGNTFPGTTTIPGLPQFTTTAAPQVSTVTSAAAVAGVTSQGATQQDETASTSARYQPQQQQQQQQSSANFRTSGDEPQGDKYNGHLVTIETAGTSGTQQQPQYGNLPMYTTQQADDKHLITAAIAYPQNTITASSSTAAVGAAITNTPQQQQLHVQQQQQQQVSAPQELTQDLCNAILQQQGVDTKLVLQNTSWQSLTPGTTVADYLSHLPANTLPLSLHHFLKYSAETIKKENQGVVQTGAPIGINTIGGTTTITIPQQQTEAQIQQPQQHQEATTMHIQADPSTSDVVTMAPAVSATTTSKKKKRKKRPKDRKPKLRPGEIRLTTALDGSPLYLCPECQVAYPEPDLLEIHLVGHNLERRYICDICQAALKRKDHLTRHKQSHNPERPYICTVCLKAFKRKEQLSLHFVIHSGEKRHLCHECGKGFYRKDHLRKHTRSHIARRVKAELSMQNESEHGTSMLQPITVTTITEVQPQSSSSAQLQQHHSSTQQQQQQQQQQLQQQMHTQQMQHVVVTQQQQQQMLN; via the exons ATGAACTTTTCACCGTTTGGTAATACTTTCCCTGGTACAACCACTATTCCTGGGTTGCCACAGTTCACGACAACAGCAGCGCCACAAGTTTCCACCGTAACATCTGCGGCAGCGGTTGCCGGTGTAACTTCCCAAGGTGCAACGCAACAGGACGAAACTGCCTCCACCAGTGCTCGTTACCaaccacagcagcagcaacaacaacaacaatcttcTGCCAAC TTCCGCACATCAGGCGATGAGCCACAAGGGGATAAATACAATGGACATTTGGTGACCATAGAAACAGCAGGCACCAGCGGCACACAACAACAGCCACAATATGGTAACTTACCAATGTACACTACACAACAGGCGGATGATAAACATTTGATTACAGCAGCCATTGCGTATCCACAAAATACGATAACCGCTTCTTCGTCAACGGCAGCTGTAGGTGCAGCGATTACAAATActccacagcagcagcaactacatgttcaacaacaacaacaacaacaagtttcaGCCCCACAAGAATTAACACAGGACTTGTGCAAtgcaattttacaacaacaaggtGTGGATACAAAGCTTG TTCTACAAAATACCTCATGGCAATCGTTAACACCAGGTACCACAGTAGCTGATTACCTCTCCCATCTTCCAGCAAACACACTACCATTGTCGCTACATCATTTCCTCAAGTATTCGGCCGAAacgataaagaaagaaaatcaGGGTGTA GTACAAACGGGAGCACCGATTGGCATCAATACCATTGGGGGGACAACAACCATTACTATACCTCAACAACAAACGGAGGCACAAATACAGCAACCACAACAGCACCAAGAAGCAACAACGATGCACATACAAGCAGATCCATCGACTAGTGACGTTGTGACAATGGCCCCAGCTGTTAGTGCAACTACTACATCGAAAAAGAAGAAACGAAAAAAACGTCCTAAGGATCGGAAACCGAAATTGAGACCAGGAGAAATTCGGCTTACTACAGCGCTGGATGGGAGCCCTTTATATTTATGCCCCGAATGCCAAGTAGCATATCCCGAGCCGGATTTGCTCGAAATACATTTGGTTGGGCACAATCTCGAGAGACGCTATATCTGCGATATTTGTCAGGCGGCCTTGAAGCGCAAAGATCATTTGACGCGTCATAAACAGTCTCATAATCCAGAAagaccatatatatgtacagtctGTTTGAAGGCGTTTAAGCGGAAAGAACAATTGAGTTTGCACTTCGTGATACATTCGGGAGAAAAACGTCACTTATGTCATGAATGTGGGAAGGGTTTCTACCGCAAAGATCACCTACGAAAACACACACGTTCGCATATTGCACGCCGGGTAAAAGCTGAGCTTAGCATGCAGAATGAGAGCGAGCATGGGACCAGTATGCTACAGCCAATAACTGTAACAACAATTACTGAGGTACAACCTCAGTCGTCAAGTTctgcacaactacaacaacatcatTCAAGTactcagcaacagcagcagcaacaacaacaacagctccaACAACAGATGCAtacacaacaaatgcaacatgtTGTGGTaacccaacaacagcaacaacaaatgcttaaTTAG